One region of Malania oleifera isolate guangnan ecotype guangnan chromosome 6, ASM2987363v1, whole genome shotgun sequence genomic DNA includes:
- the LOC131157333 gene encoding heme oxygenase 1, chloroplastic-like: MASLTSISQSHSFPNKPRWKSPHPPSPSTVFIPFSIAKPCFAFRVSTTSNPSARGVADMPPKLVVVAATTVEKPKKRYPGEAKGFVEEMRFVAMKLHTRDQAKEGEKEPQGQPVAKWEPSTEGYLRFLVDSKLVYDTLEGIIDRAAFPSYSEFRNTGLERSEKLAKDLEWFKEQGHEIPEPSSPGISYSLYLKELSEKDPQAFLCHFYNIYFAHTAGGRMIGKKVAEKLLDKKELEFYKWDGDLSELLRNVREKLNRVAESWNREEKNHCLEETEKSFKYSGDILRLILS; encoded by the exons ATGGCTTCTTTAACCTCAATTTCCCAATCCCACAGTTTTCCCAACAAACCCAGATGGAAAAGTCCGCACCCACCATCACCCAGCACAGTCTTCATCCCTTTTTCCATTGCGAAGCCCTGCTTCGCCTTTAGGGTTTCGACGACGAGCAACCCCTCTGCGCGCGGGGTCGCGGATATGCCCCCGAAGCTAGTGGTGGTGGCGGCCACCACCGTCGAGAAGCCGAAGAAGCGTTACCCCGGTGAAGCGAAGGGGTTCGTGGAGGAGATGAGGTTTGTGGCCATGAAATTGCACACCAGAGACCAGGCCAAAGAGGGCGAGAAGGAGCCGCAGGGGCAGCCCGTCGCCAAATGGGAGCCCTCAACCGAAGGGTACTTGAGGTTTCTTGTGGACAGCAAATTGGTGTACGATACCCTTGAAGGAATCATCGATAGGGCAGCTTTTCCTTCCT ACTCTGAGTTCCGAAACACAGGATTAGAAAGGTCAGAAAAATTGGCTAAAGATTTGGAGTGGTTCAAAGAGCAAGGCCATGAAATTCCAGAACCTTCTTCTCCTGGTATTTCTTACTCTCTTTACCTCAAAGAATTATCGGAGAAGGATCCTCAGGCATTCCTTTGCCACTTTTACAATATATACTTTGCCCATACAGCGGGTGGTCGAATGATTGGGAAAAAG GTTGCTGAAAAATTACTTGACAAGAAGGAACTGGAATTCTATAAATGGGATGGTGACCTTTCTGAACTGTTGCGGAATGTGAGGGAGAAGCTAAATAGAGTTGCTGAA AGCTGGAATCGAGAGGAGAAGAACCATTGTTTGGAAGAGACCGAGAAGTCATTCAAGTACTCGGGGGACATTCTCCGATTAATATTGTCATGA
- the LOC131158739 gene encoding uncharacterized protein LOC131158739, translating into MMNSKFRRWNQVNNFEHHRAGRIIVLWNSQKVKLQVLAINAQVIHCYVVCPITSNKFALSFVYGFNSIVARRTLWQDLTQFSLSSEPWLLMGDFNYVYSTEGKKNGNPVTDYESKDINEYFSDVGLSDLNSSSCFLMWNNRKVWCKLDGVVVNVNWLLSNRNAHAIFLLLGLLLDHSDCIVSLFDENDAGKKPFKFFNMWANHLDFQKVLAKSKYLKDSDNSSSFFHYLMRRHTSRNHISSVKRSNGVLTTSYQRVVDEFLSFYKGLLGTESSSCSVDPSVIAKGKDYRPIAYCNVMYKVITKIIAGRVKPYLKKAYDSISWKFLKEMLDNLNFPTRVVNWIMQCVSTGTYSLSINGGIHGFFEGLSTNTLKSNILCAGIKDLELEEIKEMTEFQNGEFPFRYLGIPLVASRLNKMHYDPLIDRISSLLNGWPSHTISYAGRLELINSVIQGVECVWLAIFPIPKAVVDHIVRLCKTFLWCGRRKPIVVWREVCLSKNEGGLGVFNLMTWNKALLTKALFTQCILEVLRCTRTSESHFGGAL; encoded by the exons ATGATGAATTCAAAATTTAGAAGATGGAATCAGGTGAACAACTTTGAACACCACAGGGCTGGGAGAATTATTGTGCTTTGGAATTCTCAGAAGGTGAAGTTGCAGGTGTTGGCAATCAATGCTCAGGTAATCCATTGTTATGTAGTATGCCCTATTACTTCTAACAAGTTTGCTTTGAGCTTTGTATATGGTTTCAACTCAATTGTTGCTAGGAGAACTCTTTGGCAGGATCTGACTCAGTTCAGTCTCTCTTCTGAACCTTGGTTGCTCATGGGAGATTTCAACTATGTCTACTCTACtgagggaaaaaaaaatggtaatccTGTTACAGATTATGAAAGCAAAGACATCAATGAATATTTTAGTGATGTTGGGCTCTCAGATTTGAATTCCTCTAGTTGCTTTCTCATGTGGAATAATAGGAAGGTGTGGTGCAAATTAGACGGGGTTGTGGTTAATGTGAATTGGCTCCTCTCTAATCGCAATGCTCATGCTATTTTCCTTTTGCTAGGTCTTCTGTTAGATCATTCTGATTGTATTGTGTCTCTTTTTGATGAAAATGATGCTGGGAAAAAACCTTTCAAATTTTTCAACATGTGGGCGAATCATTTGGATTTTCAAAAGGTG CTAGCGAAATCAAAATATTTGAAGGATAGTGATAATAGTTCCTCCTTCTTTCACTATTTGATGAGAAGACATACTAGTAGGAATCACATTTCCTCTGTTAAAAGAAGCAATGGAGTCCTGACTACCTCTTACCAGCGAGTTGTGGATGAATTCCTCAGCTTCTATAAGGGCCTTCTGGGTACAGAGTCTTCTTCCTGCTCTGTTGATCCTTCAGTTATTGCAAAGGGTAAG GATTACAGGCCAATAGCTTACTGTAATGTGATGTACAAGGTGATCACAAAGATTATAGCTGGTAGAGTGAAGCCTT ACCTAAAGAAGGCATATGActcaatttcatggaaatttctGAAGGAAATGTTGGATAATCTGAATTTCCCTACAAGGGTAGTGAACTGGATCATGCAATGTGTATCCACCGGCACTTACTCCTTATCTATCAATGGTGGAATTCATGGTTTCTTTGAAG GGCTGTCTACAAATACTCTGAAGTCGAATATACTGTGTGCTGGTATAAAAGACCTGGAGTTGGAGGAAATTAAAGAGATGACGGAGTTCCAGAATGGGGAGTTCCCTTTCAGATATTTGGGAATTCCTCTTGTTGCCTCAAGACTGAATAAAATGCACTATGATCCCTTAATTGACAGGATTTCTTCACTTCTGAATGGCTGGCCTAGTCATACAATCTCTTATGCAGGGAGGCTTGAGCTTATTAATTCAGTGATCCAGGGAGTGGAATGCGTATGGTTGGCAATCTTTCCCATTCCTAAAGCAGTTGTTGATCATATTGTTAGATTATGCAAAACTTTTTTATGGTGTGGAAGGAGAAAACCAATAGTTGTGTGGAGAGAAGTATGTTTGTCTAAAAATGAGGGAGGTCTTGGTGTCTTCAACTTGATGACCTGGAATAAAGCTCTGCTGACAAAAGCTCTCTTTACACAGTGTATCCTAGAAGTACTAAGATGTACCAGAACCTCCGagagtcattttggtggagcaTTATGA
- the LOC131157464 gene encoding SPX domain-containing protein 2 has translation MKFGKSLSNQIEETLPEWRDKFLSYKELKKRVKMIDPKVGDAGGERSSKRPRLAAGEKEAAGMTREEVDFISLLEDELEKFNTFFVEKEEEYIIRLKELQDRVAKAKDCNEQIIKIRKEIVDFHGEMVLLENYSALNYTGLVKILKKYDKRTGALIRLPFIQKVLQQPFFTTDMLYKLVKECETMLDHLFSTNEPPSSTEAGGGVERSDPETTSTANNDGILRGPKELAEIEYMESLYMKSTISALRVLKEIRSGSSTVSVFSLPPLQISGLEEAWKKIPILEQVAK, from the exons ATGAAGTTCGGGAAGAGTCTCAGCAACCAGATCGAGGAGACACTGCCCGAGTGGCGGGACAAGTTTCTGTCCTACAAGGAGCTGAAGAAGCGGGTGAAGATGATAGATCCTAAGGTAGGGGACGCCGGCGGCGAGAGGTCTAGCAAGCGCCCGAGATTGGCTGCCGGAGAGAAAGAGGCGGCCGGTATGACGAGAGAGGAGGTGGATTTCATCAGTTTGTTGGAGGATGAGCTGGAGAAATTCAACACCTTCTTTGTCGAGAAGGAGGAGGAATATATCATCAGATTGAAG GAATTGCAAGATAGGGTGGCAAAGGCAAAGGATTGCAATGAACAGATTATAAAAATCCGAAAGGAGATCGTGGATTTCCATGGAGAGATGGTTTTGTTGGAGAATTATAGTGCCCTCAACTACACAG GATTAGTAAAAATACTAAAGAAGTACGACAAGAGGACTGGTGCTCTCATTCGCTTGCCCTTCATCCAAAAAGTCTTGCAACAGCCATTCTTCACCACTGACATGCTTTACAAGCTTGTGAAAGAGTGTGAGACAATGCTCGACCACCTCTTCTCCACAAATGAACCACCCTCTTCAACAGAGGCAGGTGGTGGGGTTGAAAGAAGTGATCCGGAAACTACCTCCACTGCTAATAACGATGGTATTCTCAGAGGGCCCAAGGAACTTGCAGAGATCGAGTATATGGAGAGCTTATACATGAAGAGCACCATATCAGCTTTGCGAGTCCTCAAGGAAATTCGAAGTGGAAGCTCAACTGTTAGTGTTTTTTCGTTGCCGCCACTGCAAATTAGTGGGCTGGAGGAAGCTTGGAAGAAGATTCCCATTTTGGAACAAGTAGCCAAGTAG